Proteins encoded within one genomic window of Spodoptera frugiperda isolate SF20-4 chromosome 7, AGI-APGP_CSIRO_Sfru_2.0, whole genome shotgun sequence:
- the LOC118266461 gene encoding CWF19-like protein 1 encodes MDKQKTLICGDVNGNFKALFSRVESIVKKSGQFDVLLCVGNFFGDDNSELDAYKMGTRKVPVTTYVFGPSKPEHVPLYCEEGSEIVPNVIYMGKRGIFTTSADVKIAYLTGLSRRELGKELPMCTFEPSDCSAVRDACFRGQSEYRGVDMLITTLWPAGIQQDETQKIDVEKERLSDLLSWLAIHIKPRYHFVPSPDKHYERQPYRNLSTHQDYRECATRFIALAPVGNKVKEKWIYACSLQPISSMRVTDLLQGTTDETVCPYDPDLLMQHQPGKVVKFSGNGQYFFSSDGPEDQDQGKRKRRDRDDNQERKKFDPETCWFCLSSPSVEKHLVISVGSHCYLALAKGPLTPYHVLILPIAHHQSLVKVPDEISEEIKKFKAVLKQFYASMGMLVVFFERNYRTSHMQIQSVPVPRICESQILEIFQDEAGINKIPLEVLPPYTDIRQMMFPGAPYFHAELPNGDQIFAKPKQNFPIHFGRDVLSTPQILNCEDKADWRQCLISKEEEIQYVKEFRDKFRPFDFTADADSDSD; translated from the exons atggaTAAACAAAAAAC GTTGATATGTGGCGATGTAAATGGAAACTTTAAAGCTTTGTTTTCACGTGTGGAATCTATCGTCAAGAAATCTGGACAATTTGATGTTCTACTATGTGTGGGAAATTTTTTTGGAGATGATAATTCAGAGCTGGATGCGTATAAAATGGGAACCCGGAAag TTCCGGTAACCACATATGTTTTTGGGCCATCCAAACCAGAACATGTGCCCCTCTACTGTGAAGAAGGATCTGAAATAGTGCCAAATGTGATCTACAtgg gTAAAAGAGGAATATTTACAACTAGTGCTGATGTTAAAATTGCATATCTGACTGGTTTGTCTCGGAGAGAACTGGGGAAAGAGCTTCCGATGTGTACATTTGAACCGAGTGACTGCAGTGCAGTGAGGGATGCATGTTTCAGAGGACAGAGTGAATATAGGGGGGTGGACATGTTGATTACTACCCTTTGGCCTGCTGGGATACAACAGGATGAAACACAGaag ATAGATGTAGAAAAAGAGAGGTTATCAGACTTGCTCTCTTGGCTCGCTATTCATATAAAACCTAGGTACCATTTTGTTCCCTCACCTGATAAACACTATGAAAGACAACCTTACAG aAACCTCTCCACTCATCAAGACTACAGAGAATGTGCAACAAGGTTCATAGCGTTGGCTCCAGTCGGTAACAAGGTGAAAGAGAAGTGGATCTACGCATGCTCCTTGCAGCCAATCTCTTCAATGAGGGTAACAGATCTGTTGCAAGGAACCACTGATGAGACAGTTTGTCCGTATGACCCGGATCTGTTGATGCAGCATCAACCTGGGAAAGTTGTTAAG TTTAGTGGTAATGGACAGTACTTCTTCAGTTCGGATGGACCAGAAGATCAGGATCAAGGCAAGAGAAAACGGAGAGACAGAGATGACAACCAAGAGAGGAAGAAGTTTGATCCAG aaACTTGCTGGTTCTGCCTATCATCCCCGTCAGTGGAGAAACATTTAGTAATAAGCGTGGGTAGCCATTGCTACCTAGCTCTAGCGAAGGGTCCATTGACCCCATACCATGTACTTATCCTGCCTATTGCACATCACCAGTCTCTTGTTAAA GTACCAGACGAGATATCAGAAGAGATAAAGAAGTTCAAGGCGGTGTTGAAGCAGTTCTACGCGTCCATGGGCATGCTGGTCGTGTTCTTCGAGCGCAACTACCGCACGTCACACATGCAGATACAGTCGGTACCGGTGCCCAGGATCTGTGAGTCGCAGATATTGGAAATATTCCAG GACGAGGCAGGTATAAACAAGATCCCCCTGGAAGTGCTCCCGCCGTACACGGACATTCGACAGATGATGTTCCCCGGCGCGCCGTACTTCCACGCCGAGCTGCCCAATGGCGACCAGATATTCGCCAAACCGAAGCAGAACTTCCCTATACATTTCGGCAG AGATGTATTATCAACGCCACAAATCCTAAACTGCGAGGACAAGGCGGACTGGCGACAGTGTCTCATCTCCAAAGAGGAAGAAATCCAATACGTGAAGGAATTCAGAGATAAGTTCCGACCATTTGACTTCACTGCCGATGCTGATAGCGACAGCGATTAG
- the LOC118266036 gene encoding negative elongation factor B, whose amino-acid sequence MASSSKLPGTGLEEVGVPGQSYLRDALTSCTDPLKAIEEFQLENGILLPSLRPMLPLLDLHGVRRLDFHTSVLEELRDKLIAHINELGSKDGKEHDKKLKELLTKSFPVVRVKALRPVIMSILKNTPHIDDKFLRVLVRDRELYNDTDTEVKRQIWQDNQSLFGDEVSPLLSQYIREKENVLFDHENLTNLFFSPSPKVRRQGAVVQKLAHMIGNSVKLYDMVLQFLRTLFLRTRNVHYCTLRAELLMALHDLEIQDIISVDPCHKFTWCLDACIRERNVDIKRSRELQGFLDSIKRGQEQVLGDLSMTLCDPYAINFLATSAIKILQHLINTEALPRDNTILILLLRMLALGLSAWVMIDSQEFKEPKLDSQVVTKYLPALMSLMVDDQVRALHNKLPPDERESAITTIEHSGPPPDACEAYMRENSVCGVLAMYYTLHAAKLRDRGALLRILSILGSCKDGRAYEDPFLHALVALLVQLPDEFQGEDFSTVLFDEFFFAGLSKDNVTRHLLKLLWYIHPKLPETRIQTLMKALQPGTQHNESVHKLYETLQQKMTTQSEPVPSTSEMEYLDSPLMSVPTPAPYHM is encoded by the coding sequence ATGGCGTCGTCAAGTAAACTGCCCGGCACAGGTTTGGAAGAAGTCGGAGTGCCAGGCCAGTCGTATCTTCGTGATGCACTAACAAGTTGTACAGATCCCTTGAAAGCTATAGAAGAGTTTCAGTTGGAAAATGGTATATTATTACCGTCGTTACGGCCTATGCTGCCTTTGCTTGATCTTCATGGAGTCCGCCGGCTTGATTTCCATACGTCTGTCCTGGAAGAGCTGAGAGATAAACTGATAGCACACATCAATGAACTTGGTTCCAAAGATGGTAAAGAACATGATAAGAAACTCAAAGAATTACTCACTAAGAGCTTCCCCGTTGTCAGAGTAAAGGCTCTGCGACCTGTTATTATGAGTATACTGAAGAACACTCCTCACATTGATGACAAATTTCTAAGAGTTCTAGTCAGAGATCGTGAATTATATAATGACACTGATACAGAAGTAAAACGACAGATCTGGCAAGACAATCAATCCCTGTTTGGTGATGAAGTATCACCATTACTCAGTCAATATATCAGGGAAaaggaaaatgtattatttgatCATGAGAACCTTACTAACCTATTCTTTTCGCCATCTCCTAAGGTCAGGAGGCAAGGCGCTGTTGTACAGAAACTGGCGCACATGATTGGCAACagtgtgaaactatatgacatGGTGTTGCAGTTTCTTCGTACACTGTTCCTAAGAACAAGAAATGTTCATTATTGTACACTGCGAGCGGAGCTACTGATGGCACTGCATGACTTGGAAATACAGGACATTATATCTGTAGATCCCTGTCACAAATTCACTTGGTGCCTAGATGCATGTATTAGAGAGAGAAATGTTGACATAAAGAGGTCAAGAGAACTGCAAGGATTCTTGGACAGTATCAAACGAGGACAGGAACAAGTTTTAGGTGATTTGTCTATGACACTATGTGATCCTTATGCTATTAACTTCTTAGCAACCTCTGCAATCaaaatattacaacatttaataaatactgaAGCGCTACCTAGAGATAACACAATATTGATTCTCTTACTAAGAATGTTAGCCCTGGGCTTGAGTGCTTGGGTTATGATTGATTCTCAAGAATTCAAAGAGCCTAAGCTGGATAGTCAAGTTGTCACTAAATATTTACCAGCTCTAATGTCACTTATGGTTGATGATCAAGTTAGAGCATTGCATAACAAGTTGCCCCCAGATGAGAGAGAGTCTGCTATCACCACTATTGAACATTCAGGCCCACCGCCTGATGCCTGTGAAGCTTACATGAGAGAAAACTCAGTTTGTGGTGTTCTAGCAATGTATTACACATTACATGCAGCCAAACTGCGAGACAGGGGAGCATTGCTGCGTATCCTAAGTATCCTTGGTAGCTGCAAAGATGGTAGAGCATATGAAGATCCATTCTTACACGCTCTTGTGGCACTATTAGTACAATTGCCTGATGAATTCCAAGGCGAAGACTTCAGTACTGTATTATTTGATGAATTCTTTTTTGCAGGGTTATCTAAAGATAATGTCACTAGACATTTACTCAAATTACTTTGGTACATTCATCCCAAACTGCCTGAAACGAGAATTCAAACCCTTATGAAGGCTCTTCAGCCAGGCACTCAACACAATGAGTCTGTTCATAAACTGTATGAGACTTTGCAGCAAAAGATGACTACTCAGTCAGAGCCAGTTCCTAGTACGAGTGAAATGGAATATTTAGACTCTCCTCTAATGAGTGTACCAACTCCAGCTCCCTATCATATGTAA